In the genome of Methanococcoides burtonii DSM 6242, the window AGCATTATTACAATCAAATTATCCTGAAAAAACAAACCAATTTAAAATTATGATAGTTCTTGGTTTTTCATCAATAGTATCTTTATCATTTGGAATAATCGCGTTATTAAATTTAATATTAAAACCAGTTTCTAATTCATCAGATAGTATAGATTCTCTCCCTGCAGCAATTAATCCTACTTTTTATGTTTATTTCTTCTTCTTTTTTGGATTCGTTTCTCTGCTCATATTCTGGAAATATATTTTTAAAAAAAGAAAGAGCCAGAAGTTGGCTCTTAATTAACCAAGTTCATATTGTACGGATAGCACTTCTCCAGAATGAACATCAATCCAAGCTATTGGAATTGGTTCCTCATTTCGGATGCTGTCTATAAATTTAACACGCTGGATAAGGTGAATATCGTGAACTTGGTTTTCACGATAGTTGTAATCTATCCAAAACAGATCCATTGACTGAATTTCCACATCATCGTTTTTGGACAAAGGTGTCCAGGAACTCATATGCTTGTTCAATATTTTTCCGATTTCCTCTTCAGATAATGAAGGTTTTGTATCAATCTTCATGACTTGAGATTCTGGCATTTTCCATCTTTTTCTATAGCTTACAACTTCCCCCGTTTCTGCATCAAGGTTTAGAATTATTCCATCGGATAATGAATTTATTCCGTTAATAACTCGATCATAATGGACTGCATATGTTGCAGGTAAATTCTCTCCAGTAGATGAATGGAATATTACACTTGAAAATATAGTTCCATCAATGTTGCTTTTCTTCTCGAGATAATCATTTGCAATTTCGTTTGCCTCTTTTGAAGAAATAGGGGTTGGAGTCTCAATATTTAGTCTGCTCTTTAACTCTTTATAGACATAAATGGTATCTCCATTATAAGGATCGATTCCTGAAAGAACTGCTCCCCCATCTAAATTTTTTGATGTGAACATCCAAATATATCCAAAAATATCATCTTCTACTAATCCTCCGGTAATTGAGTTTTCTAAAACATCGGGATTTTCAGATTTCATTTGTTCTTTTGCTTTTTCCAGAGTGAGAGTCAATGCTTTGTCTGATGCATCAACATATTTTGAGTTTTTTACGTTGTTATCTTCATATATTGTACCAAATGATTCGGCGGCAAATGACATTGCTACCGTTAATAAGATGACACTAAGTACTATTAACACATTTGAATATTTCATATACGATCACCTATTTTAAGTCCTTAAACAAAGTGTTGAATCACCAATTAATCGATAGTTTGCTACTGATGTATCATCACCATACTCTTCTTTAGTTTCATCGGCAGCATAACTTGCAGCTGTAGAAACTGGAACGTTTGTAAAGGTTCCTAAATCAAAAAATTCTGAATAAAACAAGGCATTGTGGAGTGTATAAACGGTTTCTTTATATCCAAAATAAGTGTCAAACCCTTTATTTATAAAAGAATTTCCTAAATCTGTATATTTCGCGGATGAGCATGCTCCTGCAAAAATAAATCCACTATTTCTTGAATCCATACCACTTGTAACTTCGTTATCGTAAAGTTTGCTATCATCTTTAAATTTAATAAAGCTACTAAGCAAAAATGTATCACCATGTGAATGAATAAGAACTACGTTTGTAGTTGTTGTATCATCTAATAAATCAATATTATCAACAAAAGCAGTGTCACTTGATGCTCCTGTTTGATAATCTGTAATCGAACTGATGTCTGAGATCAAAAATAAGTCCGATTTGACATCGTTGCATTTCGAATTAATATAACTTATCGTTGATGCACTTATGTCTGGAAATTGTGTTCTACTTCTATCAATTATTGCATCAGGTGTTGCTGATGCAGATATTGTACAAATAATTAGCAAAAAGCCAATCGTACATATAAACTTTGTTTTGTTTATTTTCTTCAAGTCCATACTTATTCTCCATCTAGTATTAATCAAGAAAATAATATGGCAACATTACAAATAAAATAAGTGTTTATATTTACTTTTTGGGAACAAAACCAAAAATAATTAATAAATTCAATTTATTACTTCTATTTTTTCATTTTTTGGATTGAATGATACTGTGAGATTAAAGAATATCATTATCTCTCTTCTAAAATAAGAATATCATATCTCGATGATCTCTTGGATACTCCTGATACTTTTAAGCGAGTCTCTATTAGGACATTAATTTAAATAGAATAGAATGTAGATTATTATGACTGATATGGAATAATGTGTAGGTGATACAATGAGCGAAGAAAAGGGTAAACTTAAGTATGTATTTATGATAGCTTTTCTATTGATCATAGGTGGTGTATTTTCTGCTTATGCAAGTTTTTCATTACTCGGGCCTAAAGATCTGGGGGTTGAATATACCCATGAGGATTATCTGAGTGCTTTGGAAAAAACGGGCATGGAAATCGAATACAAAGGGCTAACTGGCGAAGCATTAGAAGAATATAAAAAGGATGCGCCAAAAGAATCATTTCATGATTATAATTTTGAATTCTCAGAATATGAAAGAAAAGAATTTACTTTAACTGCAGAGGAATCAACAGCTCTGCTAAATGAGATCGCACCTGCATTTTGGTGGTTTGATGATCTGCAAGTAAAAGTTTCACCTGATGGGACTATGGAAGGATCGAGTACGGCTGATATAAAAAGGCTTAAAGCTGATCTATATTCAGATGTTGTAGATGATGTCCCTATTCCGTTACCAAATACCTTAAATATCTATAGCAAAGGACAGATTAGCATTACAAATAACCAATTGAGTGCACAACCGGAATCATTCAAGCTTGGACCTGCTTCGCTTCCAACTAAATACATGTCTGACGAAAGCGTAAGTGTAATGGAAGATTACTTCCCTAGAATTTATACGGTTGTTCCGGGTCTTGAGATCAATAGTTTAACATCGAATTCAAATGGTGAATTTGTTTTTGATGGAGTTATTCCTCAGAAAGTCTCTGTAACTGAAAAGTAAGGATTGGAGGAGTGCAACTGAAACATTTAATGGTAAATGGAAAAAAGGAAGAAATTCCTCCATTTCCGCATCACAAAGCTTACATCTATAGGTGTAAGCAATTCTTTTTAGCGAAAAGGCTAACGACTCATTTGACCATGGGCAATTTCGTTACCTTAAAAGAGCTATATAATGGATTTAAAAATAAAAGTTCTATTCCAAGAGTTCTTCTTGTTGATCCAACCAGTGACTGCAATTTGAAGTGTAAGGGTTGCTGGTCCCAAGATTACGAAAGTGGCCATAATATTTCATATAAAAAGTTTGATGATATATTAGATCAAGCTGAAAATTTAGGGATAATGGATTGCTTAATGACAGGTGGCGAACCTCTACTAAGGAAAGAAGATATCCTTAAATTATGCAAAAAACATGACAAAATGACATTCGGAGCATTTACGAATGCCACTTTGATCGATGAAGAATTTGCCGATGAAATGGCTAAATTAGGGAATTTAAATGTTTTTATAAGTATTGAAGGGACGAAAGAAGAGAATGATTTTAGAAGAGGGGCGGGTGTTTATGATAAAGCGATCAGATCTATGGATATTTTGAAGTCCAGAGAGATTGCATTTGCTTTTTCAGCTTGCTATCATTCTAAAAACTACAAAACCATAGCTAGTGATGAATTTCTTGATTATATGCGCGAAAAAGGTGCCTGGTTTGGGTGGTTATTTCAATATATTCCAGTGGGAAGTACTGCGGATACTTCTTTGGTATGTACTGCCGAACAAAGAGCATATGTCCAGGAAAAGATCAGGGATTACTGCGTAAAACACGACTATGTAATTATTGATTTTTGGAATAATGGTCACTTAGCGTTTGGTTGCCTTGCTGCAGGCATTGGTTTTGTTCACATTAATGCTAAAGGGGACGTTGAACCCTGTGCATTTTGTCACTATTCAGATTCAAACATACACGAAGTATCACTTGCTGAAGCTCTCAGGTCTAAATTTTTCACTGCATTCAGGGCTGCACAACCATTTTCACAAAACCCATTAAGACCCTGTCCGTTAATAGATAATCCTCAGGCAATTATTGATGTGGTTAATGAAGGGGATGCGAGATCGACCCATTTGTCCAATCCGGAATCACCTGAGGATCTTGCAAAGAAAAGTTTTGAAAGGGCTGAAGAATGGGGGGAAAAGGCCGATGAACTATTCAAAAAAATGCCAGAGCATAACCAAAAAAACTTCCCTAAATTTTTGAAGTACCTTGCATTTAAGAAAGGAATAACCGATGGCAGAAGAAAAAAGGTTTGATGCCGAAGTTTACTATACGGGTGATTCTGTTGAGTGGATTACTTTTATTCATGGTTTTGGAGGCAGTGCAAGAACCTGGAAGAAACAAATAGAATTCTTTTCAAAACATTATAATCTGCTTGTGCTGGAAATGCACAAAAATAAAATAAATGAAGAACTTAACCTTGATAATGTATGCATCTTTATAAATAATACATTAGATCACTACAAAATTAAAACATCTCATTTTGTAGGCTTTTCTTTTAGTTCACTGATATGCCTGCGATTTGCTGTACTCTATCCTGAAAAAATAAATTCATTGATAATGGGTGGGGGTATCATCAAATTCAACATAAGAACAAGATTTTTACTTTTTTTAGCAATAAAATTTAAAAAAATTATCAATTATATGATTCTTTACAAATTTTTTGCTTACATAATTATGCCCAAACAAAATCATAAACGTTCAAGAGCTATCTTTGTAAATGAGGCAAAAAAATTAGGCTATGACGAATTTTGTAAATGGGTGGATCTTGTTCCCCAAACGAAAAAAAGTTTAACATGGTTAGATGAATTAAACAAAGATATCCAAGTCCTATATGTTTCAGGAAATGAAGATCATCTTTTTTTGAAAGACACTTTGAGGCATAGTAAGAAAATAAGCAATTCTCAAGTCGAAATAATTGAGCATTGTGGACACGTATGCTCAATTGAACAATATGATAAATTTAACAACATCGTATTTAGATACCTAAATTCAGTAGTTCTTTAATTTGATTTCTTTCACCTGGTTTCTATATTTCCTTGCTCTAAGACATTTACCATATTCTCTTTTCAATACTGAGAACATCGTTTCAACCAAATTACGTCTATGATATATTTTATCATTAAAATCGTATCGCATACCTGACCAGAAACAAACCTCAAGATATCCCTAAGTTAATCTTTTTCAATATTTGCAACCAACTTATCAGAATCGAAATAATCTAAAATTCGAAGTCCTTTTACTTTGATAGGTTCCATTGATCTCACCGGAAAAATCTACGAATCAACAAAAGCAATAGTAATAAGCCGACAATTGCTATTCCGCCCATTCCTAACTTAACAATGAGTAATATATCGTATGGGTTCATCATTCACAGGTTTATGTTTTAATAAAACTTAAACTTTTATAAACAATTCTCCGAAGATCCTGAAACGTCTGAGTCTTCCGGGGGAACAAAAGGATATCACATATCTCCTGTGTGATTCAATGGGAATCGAAGTGACCTATGATCCCACAGAGGCCATCGGTCAGTTCATGGGACAGACAATTGAGCTTCTTGGAAAAAGCTGCATATACCGTTGTTAAAGTTGAAATGGGCTGATGAAGGTCAGTCCTGTTCTTTTATTTTGCTTTTATTTTTGGTGTATGGCTTCTTTCATTCTTTTTATGCCCGGATTCACTTGATACTTTTAAGATTATGTCTCGGTTTGGCTAATGTGTTGGTGATTAAGTTTGTAGAAAATTTGATATAGTATCGATTATAACTAATCCAAGACCAAATTATGATTAAACAACTACATCTTGAAAATTTCAAAGGGTTGAAAGATTCGAAAAAAATTGATTTGAAGCCTCTTACTTTGCTTTGTGGCTCTAACAGTAGTGGAAAGTCATCTATAATTCAAAGCTTATTAATGCTCAAACAGACATTTGAAAGTCAATCTCGATATCGTAAAGTAGTTTTAAATGGTCAATTTACCCATCTTGGATCTTTTATTAATATAATTCACAACAAGACTTTATCAAATGAGGTAATGCTAAAATTCCAAATTTCTCCTAGTACTCCGGCTATAAATGGAGGGAATAAAAAGTATTCATTCATTGATTATCATTTAAATGATTTTAATTTTGGTTCTAGTAGCGAAAATAATTCTAATAAATTGTTGGATATAGAACTTGGGTTGAAAGTTTTAAAAGATTCGAATGCTATGGAACCATATGTGAACACTTTTAATGTTTTGGCAAAATCAAATGACTTACAAGAAAATCATTCTGATGGTACTTCCATTAGTCTATCTCGTATTTCTACTGATAAATACAACCTAAAATGGAAAAACATTAAATCGGGTTACTTTCTAAATTTCGTTGAAGATCCAGTTCCAATTCCTAAGAGCATAATATCATATGTATGTCCAAAGTGTGGTATAAGCCATCGATCTAATTCTGGAATTGGCAAAAAGCACTATAGTTACCATTTTTATAAACACAATGGTGCCGAAGTGAAAGCTTCTTTTAGTAACTTAATGCCTATTATTAAGCAACAAGATTATTCTGTTAAGGCTCTTTATCCTATTGTTCATTCAATTAATTCATTGAAAGAACTTATACATACTGAGTTTTCTAATTTATATTACATTGGACCTTTAAGGGAAGAGCCAGCTCGACGGTATATTCACGAAGCTGAATTTATTGATATCGGAATTCGTGGTGAGAATGCGCCTTTCATCCTATCAATTGAAGGAAACAAGAAGATATCTCCCTATCGCTTTTATAATGAACCTTTAAACGAGTGGCAGTCCATTGATGACGATAATCTGGAAGATGCAGTCAATCGTTGGTTGCGCTATATGGGTATTAGTGAATATGAGCTTGAAGCTAAAGATGATATTATTCGCTTAAATATGAGTTCAATTCAAGATAAAGATGTAAAAGTTACTTTAGCAGATGTTGGTTTTGGAGTAAGTCAAATATTGCCCATTTTAGTAGAAGGTTTACGAATTGGTGATGGTCAAACTTTAATTTTAGAACAGCCTGAAATACATTTGCATCCGAAATTACAAATGCAACTTGCTGATTTCTTTGTTTCAATGGTTCTATCTGGCAAAAGAGTTTTGATAGAAACACATAGTGATCATATTGTAAATAGAATTTCACGTAGAATTCTTGAAAGTGATAATAATGAGTTACTTTCAAAAACGAATTTGCTTTTTTTTGAAAACATAGATGGTTATCCTGCGTTGAATCCGGTTGAAATAGATTCTAACCGTGGTATTGTAAATTGGCCAAAAGGTTTCTTTGATCAATCTGCAGATGAAAAACGAATCATTATTCAAAAAGGAATTGAAAAAAGAAAACAAGGGCGGATGTGATATTTTGATTTCTGTTTTTCATCCAAACCTTTTATTTTGTAATTTGTCTGATTGGGATGATGAAATATTTCAAGATTCTTTTATTTCTGAATTGCTTAGTCATCTGGATAATATCGATTTTCTTGGATTTCGTTTTGGTTGGTCTAGTGAACTTTCATGTGCTTTTTGGGAAGAGGCACCTTGGAGGGGCGATAGTTATTATGAAAATCTTTTATTAGATGTCCTCTATCAGCAGATTGTGGAATTGGAATATTTTTTTGAATCCCCTCCTGATGGTGAATGTCAGGTAAAATCTGATATAAATCTACAATTAGCAGATACCGTTCATGCATCTTGGTTAACTCTAATTCATCGTATTTTACATAGTCAATGCAATACATTAATTCCAGTTAAATTTGGTTCGAGTAATAACGAATCAATTACTTGTTCCTGTGATTGCTCTTCTAAGTGTTATTCTAATGAGTATTTGCTTGTCTCGAATCCTGATGACTGGTATACTAAGGTTGATTTTATGGATCTGTGTCCTTCTAGTGTTGATAACTGGTATTCTAAGATTAAGGTTGCAATATCGCTATGTCATAAACAGGAATTCTTCTCCAATGAATTTAAAATTTCAATCGATAATATAAAGTTCAAAAATAAATTCATATCTGATTTTTTGGATCTAAATGATGCTATTTATAAAAGAACAATCATACGCAAATTGACAAAAGTATTAACTTTAAACCATAGTGAAGCTGCTCTAGATGGTGGTCTACAAGAAGAGCTTATTAGGGGAGTTTATAGGCTTAGGATTTCTGGTGGGAGAAGAATGCATTATGTGGAAGAGTTGGGCATAAAGACTTTTATTAGTTTTAATTCAACTTCAGGACATGATCGTCTCCATTAATTTTTTTCTTAACTTTCCTTAACCCTCCCTCCCCCAGATATCCAATAAAAAACAAGGCTTTTTTCCCTCTTCCCCCTTTCTTCTGTTAGTCTGTACATACTTCAATAAACAATATTAAAAGTTAACCATGTTGCCTAAAATGTCCATTTATTCATTCTCTCCTCTCCGTTCTGGTAATGGCGACATTACCGGCAATTTTGGAACTATTATAATTCATGGAATATCTCTCTAAAATGATGTCCTATGTCAAAAGCAGATCAAAATTTAACTGAAGTTGAGAAAGGTAGTATCAATTGTGAAGCAGGGGGCTAAATCCCCCAAGCTCAAATATGAACTGTCCCTCAAAAGAGAGTATGACTTCCAGCATACCGACCAAAGCTACCGCTACAAATCTAAAAGCCCATGACTCATCCTGAAAATGCATGGCGCCAACCGCTTAAACAGTACAATACTTGCCTTCCAGTATTGTTGTAAGTTTCATATTCTCTGAATAATCAACTGGAACGTCGATCAACCAGACGCCTCCTTCCTTAAAGGCGGATTGCAGGGCATCACCAAGTCCGTCAGCGCTGTTTATGCGTATTCCTTTGGCACCAAAACTGTTTGCTAGTCCCACGAAGTCCGGGTTCTTGAAAGAGGTGCCGAAAGACTCTCCGAATTTAGTATTGCTTTCCCATTCGATAAGACCGTAGGATGCATCGTCAAAAATAATGATCACAAGATCGCAGTTCAGTCTCACAGCGGTTTCCAGGTCCTGGATATTCATAAGGATGCCGGCATCTCCTGCAATCGTTACGACTTTCTTTTCAGGATGTATAAGGCAGGCTGCTATGCCGGCAGGTAGGCCAAATCCCATGGAAGCTAGGCCGTTCGACATCAGTACGGTGTTAGGGGCAAGTGCTAGATACAGTCTTCCTATCCAGAGCTTGTGAGCACCCACGTCGCTGACCAGTATATCCTCGCGATCCAGTTTCTTTCTGACCTCCCAGAGAATGCGCTGGGGTTTTACCGGGAATGTGGGGTCATCCTTGTAGCGAAGTAATTCGTCTTCCATGGAAGCCTTGATATTCCTATAATGGTCAGGGAACTCCTGCGGGGTAACTGCAGAGGTCATTGCACGGAGGGTTGTCTTAAGTGTGCCCAGGAGTGCACATTCCGGGATATAGCTGGTCTCTATTTCAGGATGCCTGTTCTGAACATGAATGATACTCTTTGAATGGTCCATGTTCCAGTGGTCCGGGCTGTATTCCACGGAATCGAATCCAATGGCAATTACCACGTCTGCAGCGTTCAGACCGCATATGATGTAATCCTTTTCGGACATTCCCATGGAACCTATAAAATGATCATTGTCTGCGGGAATTGCACCTTTCCCCATGAAAGTGGTAACAACGCCGATATTGGCTGCATCCACAAACTGTTCCAGCTCAAGGGAAGCATTCTCGCGAATCACGCCGTTTCCGGCAATGATTAAAGGCTTGGTCGCACCCGAGATAAGTTCGATGGCCTTAT includes:
- a CDS encoding acetolactate synthase large subunit — translated: MKGSELFVKCLENEGVKYIFGIPGEETLDLMESLSRSDIEFIVVRHEQSAAFMADVCGRLTGRPGVCLPTLGPGATNLMTGVADAHLDRAPLVAITGQGSLDRAYKESHQFLDVAGMFSRITSWNATVTAANQIPELIGKAFDIATDVPGAAHIELPEDVSTQETDALPLEKKEYSHSCSFDEKELHKAIELISGATKPLIIAGNGVIRENASLELEQFVDAANIGVVTTFMGKGAIPADNDHFIGSMGMSEKDYIICGLNAADVVIAIGFDSVEYSPDHWNMDHSKSIIHVQNRHPEIETSYIPECALLGTLKTTLRAMTSAVTPQEFPDHYRNIKASMEDELLRYKDDPTFPVKPQRILWEVRKKLDREDILVSDVGAHKLWIGRLYLALAPNTVLMSNGLASMGFGLPAGIAACLIHPEKKVVTIAGDAGILMNIQDLETAVRLNCDLVIIIFDDASYGLIEWESNTKFGESFGTSFKNPDFVGLANSFGAKGIRINSADGLGDALQSAFKEGGVWLIDVPVDYSENMKLTTILEGKYCTV
- a CDS encoding alpha/beta fold hydrolase, with the translated sequence MAEEKRFDAEVYYTGDSVEWITFIHGFGGSARTWKKQIEFFSKHYNLLVLEMHKNKINEELNLDNVCIFINNTLDHYKIKTSHFVGFSFSSLICLRFAVLYPEKINSLIMGGGIIKFNIRTRFLLFLAIKFKKIINYMILYKFFAYIIMPKQNHKRSRAIFVNEAKKLGYDEFCKWVDLVPQTKKSLTWLDELNKDIQVLYVSGNEDHLFLKDTLRHSKKISNSQVEIIEHCGHVCSIEQYDKFNNIVFRYLNSVVL
- a CDS encoding winged helix-turn-helix domain-containing protein; protein product: MNDDTIILDQKKLAAISTNTRIKILKTLVSRQMTISELSRCMDCAKSTLLKNLKIMEDAGFIEVKRNENKWVYYKLTHDGKALLQSNYPEKTNQFKIMIVLGFSSIVSLSFGIIALLNLILKPVSNSSDSIDSLPAAINPTFYVYFFFFFGFVSLLIFWKYIFKKRKSQKLALN
- a CDS encoding DUF3696 domain-containing protein, yielding MIKQLHLENFKGLKDSKKIDLKPLTLLCGSNSSGKSSIIQSLLMLKQTFESQSRYRKVVLNGQFTHLGSFINIIHNKTLSNEVMLKFQISPSTPAINGGNKKYSFIDYHLNDFNFGSSSENNSNKLLDIELGLKVLKDSNAMEPYVNTFNVLAKSNDLQENHSDGTSISLSRISTDKYNLKWKNIKSGYFLNFVEDPVPIPKSIISYVCPKCGISHRSNSGIGKKHYSYHFYKHNGAEVKASFSNLMPIIKQQDYSVKALYPIVHSINSLKELIHTEFSNLYYIGPLREEPARRYIHEAEFIDIGIRGENAPFILSIEGNKKISPYRFYNEPLNEWQSIDDDNLEDAVNRWLRYMGISEYELEAKDDIIRLNMSSIQDKDVKVTLADVGFGVSQILPILVEGLRIGDGQTLILEQPEIHLHPKLQMQLADFFVSMVLSGKRVLIETHSDHIVNRISRRILESDNNELLSKTNLLFFENIDGYPALNPVEIDSNRGIVNWPKGFFDQSADEKRIIIQKGIEKRKQGRM
- a CDS encoding radical SAM protein; amino-acid sequence: MVNGKKEEIPPFPHHKAYIYRCKQFFLAKRLTTHLTMGNFVTLKELYNGFKNKSSIPRVLLVDPTSDCNLKCKGCWSQDYESGHNISYKKFDDILDQAENLGIMDCLMTGGEPLLRKEDILKLCKKHDKMTFGAFTNATLIDEEFADEMAKLGNLNVFISIEGTKEENDFRRGAGVYDKAIRSMDILKSREIAFAFSACYHSKNYKTIASDEFLDYMREKGAWFGWLFQYIPVGSTADTSLVCTAEQRAYVQEKIRDYCVKHDYVIIDFWNNGHLAFGCLAAGIGFVHINAKGDVEPCAFCHYSDSNIHEVSLAEALRSKFFTAFRAAQPFSQNPLRPCPLIDNPQAIIDVVNEGDARSTHLSNPESPEDLAKKSFERAEEWGEKADELFKKMPEHNQKNFPKFLKYLAFKKGITDGRRKKV